Proteins from one Bactrocera neohumeralis isolate Rockhampton chromosome 3, APGP_CSIRO_Bneo_wtdbg2-racon-allhic-juicebox.fasta_v2, whole genome shotgun sequence genomic window:
- the LOC126753956 gene encoding protein timeless isoform X2: MDWLLATPQIHSAFSSLGSLEGDTYVVGPNALSILDEINYKLTYEDQTLRTFRRAIGFGQNVRSDLIPLLENTKDDAVLDSVIRILVNLTVPVECLFSVDVMYRTEVGRHTIFELNKLLYTSKEAFTDPKSTKSVVEYMKYLLESDPKLSLQKCDKINNCLLLLRNVLHIPETNVNFVMPLAHSQQGGSHPVSMQNAILWNLFIQSIDKLLLYLMTCPHRAFWGVTMVQLIALMYKDQHVSTLQKLLNLWFEASLSESSEDNESNTSPPKQGSGDSSPMLTSDPTSDSSDNGSNGCKNECAEERRQALREEATEATLQEVSRKGHEYQNSMMCDTHVKKEVDDVDSGSTDNNGESEQMCTSMLTTTRSTNTSPTSIKVEAMDEMADGESEAGCSGKTNGDSPQSCVMIGESSNQQQQQHNQQPTEPKQSTTTAEAKKADADAVKFKAPTGIIKPKPLSQMLADMHEEENDPPPQKMFQKVPHSGQLNLTKGKSCPQKRECPSSQSELSDCGYGTQVENQESISTSSNDDDGPQGKPQHQKPPCNSKQRSKQRIVMAMVDKKELRRKKLVKRSKSSLINMKGLVQHTPTDEDISNLLKEFTVDFLLKGYGCLVGELHSQLLTNIKIPIDTSHFFWLVTYFLKFAAQLELDMEHINAVLTFDVISYLTYEGVSLCEQLELNSRQEGSDLKPYLRRMHLVVTAIREFLQAIETYKKVTHLSEDDRLHLRRLQTQISSTEDLRCLFVLLLRRFNPNLHTKQYLQDLVVTNHLLLLILDFITQTEGDTSIKMTEHISQFATLEVMNYYGMLLEDFNNNGEFVNDCIFTMMHHVGGDLGQIGTLFQPIILKTFSRIWEADYELCDDWSDLIEYVIHKFINTPQKSPLSLPKTSLTELTKEHNLENTVCAWTQEEMDTLYWYYVQSKKNNDVVGKIVKLFSNNGNKQKSRISIIQQLLQQDIITLVEYDDLMKFEDAEYQRALLTTPTSTSTESGIELKNSSTFAKPSDDIQILRDLIVKENKEKHLVWLQKILLECCYIKLILKNCLQREDRQNLQYVMEPVAYHYILKNKSIPVVQWNSDQATTMLYQPFVLLLHKLGFQLPADAGSIFARIPDFWTAEMMFSLARKLGPLDKLLIKFDMSQFEEANAIELQRCHHATAARGSLSSMSSLEMDTGGSDEYTTLVTSAMENANVNGNGSGTGTGTSTTTGRVSSNRRSSSGSGSMLAPVPEVDAKLEKASAASDVFAVPKSKHCNPIIRFTPDPAPLPPVPNWLQLVMRSKINTNVPAPTDTAHNNINNNNNAVTATTTSESSDCASVASDLTRMYVSDEEDKNEFPVTHFT, translated from the exons ATGGACTGGTTATTGGCAACGCCACAGATACACAGCGCTTTCTCATCATTGGGTTCCCTCGAGGGGGATACCTACGTTGTTGGTCCCAATGCGTTAT CAATCCTGGATGAAATAAACTATAAGCTCACCTATGAAGATCAAACGTTGCGCACATTCCGCCGTGCCATCGGTTTCGGTCAAAATGTGCGTTCCGATTTGATACCGCTACTAGAGAATACAAAGGATGATGCTGTGCTCGACTCGGTCATACGCATTTTGGTTAATTTGACAGTGCCTGTAGAGTGCCTTTTCTCCGTAGATGTTATGTATCGCACCGAAGTCGGTCGCCATACCATCTTCGAATTGAACAAGTTGCTCTATACGAGTAAGGAGGCTTTCACGGATCCGAAGAGCACCAAATCGGTTGTAGAGTATATGAAATACTTGTTGGAGTCCGATCCGAAATTGTCATTACAAAAATGTGACAAAATCAATAATTGCCTGCTATTGCTGCGCAATGTGTTGCACATACCAGAGACGAATGTGAACTTCGTAATGCCGTTGGCGCATTCCCAACAAGGTGGTTCACATCCGGTGTCGATGCAAAATGCGATACTTTGGAATCTCTTCATACAGAGTATTGACAAGCTCTTGCTTTACCTGATGACTTGTCCGCATCGCGCTTTTTGGGGTGTAACTATGGTGCAGCTGATCGCTTTGATGTACAAAGATCAACATGTCAGCACGTTGCAGAAACTTTTGAATTTGTGGTTTGAGGCTTCACTATCGGAGAGTTCGGAGGATAATGAGAGCAATACCTCACCGCCGAAACAGGGTAGTGGCGATTCGAGTCCGATGTTAACGTCGGATCCCACATCAGATTCATCGGACAATG GTAGTAACGGTTGTAAGAATGAGTGTGCCGAAGAGCGACGTCAGGCATTGCGCGAGGAGGCAACCGAAGCCACACTGCAGGAGGTCAGCCGCAAGGGTCACGAATATCAAAACTCGATGATGTGTGATACGCATGTGAAGAAGGAGGTCGACGACGTGGACTCGGGCAGCACGGACAATAACGGCGAGAGTGAACAGATGTGCACGTCCATGTTGACTACAACACGTAGTACTAATACATCGCCAACATCCATTAAAGTGGAAGCCATGGATGAGATGGCCGATGGCGAGAGCGAAGCTGGTTGCTCGGGCAAAACTAACGGTGACTCACCACAATCTTGTGTTATGATTGGTGAGAGcagcaaccaacaacaacaacaacataaccaACAACCAACTGAACCCAAACAAAGCACTACCACTGCAGAGGCGAAAAAAGCTGACGCTGATGCGGTTAAATTTAAGGCGCCCACAGGTATTATAAAACCCAAGCCACTCTCGCAAATGTTGGCCGATATGCACGAAGAGGAAAACGATCCGCCACCACAGAAAATGTTCCAGAAAGTGCCACACTCGGGCCAATTGAATTTGACTAAGGGTAAGAGTTGTCCGCAAAAGCGTGAGTGTCCCTCTTCACAATCGGAGCTCTCGGACTGCGGTTATGGCACGCAAGTGGAAAATCAAGAATCCATATCCACGTCAAGCAATGATGACGACGGTCCACAGGGTAAACCGCAACATCAGAAGCCACCGTGTAACAGTAAGCAACGCAGCAAGCAACGTATTGTGATGGCGATGGTGGACAAGAAGGAATTGCGCCGCAAAAAGCTCGTCAAGCGCAGCAAGAGTAGTCT CATCAACATGAAAGGTCTAGTCCAGCACACACCCACCGATGAGGACATCTCTAATTTGTTAAAAGAGTTCACCGTCGACTTTCTACTAAAAGGTTATGGTTGTCTAGTAGGCGAGTTACACTCGCAGCTCCTTACCAATATT aaaataCCCATCGATACATCGCACTTCTTCTGGCTGGTCAcgtattttctgaaatttgccGCCCAGCTGGAACTCGATATGGAACATATAAATGCGGTGCTCACCTTCGATGTCATCAGTTATCTAACCTATGAGGGTGTTTCTTTGTGCGAACAGTTGGAATTGAATTCCCGTCAAGAGGGTAGTGATTTGAAACCATACTTGAGACGCATGCATTTGGTCGTAACGGCCATACGCGAGTTTTTACAAGCCATCGAAACTTACAAGAAAGTAACACATTTGAGTGAG GATGATCGCTTACATTTGCGCCGTCTACAGACACAAATCAGTTCCACCGAAGATTTGCGTTGTCTATTCGTTTTGCTTTTACGACGATTCAACCCAAATCTACACACCAAACAGTATCTACAAGATTTGGTTGTAACCAATCATCTGCTACTGCTAATACTGGATTTTATAACACAAACCGAAGGCGATACCAGCATCAAGATGACAGAGCACATTTCACA ATTCGCCACGCTCGAGGTGATGAACTATTATGGCATGCTGCTGGAGGACTTCAACAATAATGGCGAGTTTGTTAATGATTGTATATTCACGATGATGCATCATGTGGGCGGTGATCTTGGACAGATCGGCACATTATTCCAACCGATTATATTGAAGACCTTCTCACGCATTTGGGAGGCTGATTATGAGCTTTGCGAT GACTGGTCTGATCTAATTGAGTATGTCATACATAAATTCATAAACACACCACAAAAGAGTCCCTTGTCTTTGCCAAAAACTTCACTGACCGAGCTAACCAAAGAACACAACCTCGAAAACACAGTGTG CGCCTGGACACAGGAGGAAATGGACACCCTATATTGGTATTATGTGCAGAGTAAGAAGAACAATGATGTGGTTGGCAAGATCGTGAAACTATTCAGTAATAACGGCAATAAGCAAAAATCACGTATCTCGATTATACAACAACTGCTGCAACAG GACATTATAACCTTAGTGGAGTACGATGACCTTATGAAATTCGAAGATGCCGAATATCAACGCGCTTTACTAACCACACCAACTTCGACTTCAACAGAATCTGGTATTGAGCTGAAGAACTCTTCCACTTTTGCCAAGCCCTCCGATGATATACAG ATTTTACGTGATCTTATTGTTAAGGAGAATAAGGAGAAACATTTAGTTTGGTTGCAAAAGATATTGCTGGAATGTTGCTAcatcaaattaattttgaagaattGCTTACAACGTGAAGATCGTCAGAATTTGCAATACGTTATGGAACCGGTAGCTTatcattatatat TGAAGAACAAATCCATACCGGTTGTGCAGTGGAACAGCGATCAGGCGACAACGATGCTCTATCAACCGTTCGTATTGCTGCTACACAAGCTGGGCTTCCAGTTACCGGCGGATGCCGGTTCGATATTCGCACGCATACCGGACTTCTGGACCGCTGAAATGATGTTTAGCTTGGCGCGCAAGTTGGGACCCCTAGACAAAT TGTTGATCAAGTTCGATATGAGTCAGTTTGAGGAAGCAAATGCAATAGAGTTGCAGCGTTGCCATCATGCAACAGCGGCCCGTGGTTCGCTCAGCTCAATGTCCAGCCTGGAGATGGATACCGGCGGCAGCGATGAGTACACGACATTGGTAACAAGCGCAATGGAAAATGCCAACGTGAATGGAAATGGTAGCGGAACTGGAACCGGAACAAGCACTACAACAGGCAGAGTAAGCAGTAATAGACGTTCCAGCAGCGGCAGTGGCAGCATGTTGGCGCCAGTACCCGAGGTCGATGCGAAATTGGAGAAGGCAAGCGCGGCTAGCGATGTATTTGCTGTGCCAAAATCGAAGCACTGCAATCCGATTATAAG ATTTACACCCGATCCGGCACCATTGCCGCCAGTGCCTAATTGGCTGCAATTGGTGATGCGaagcaaaataaatacgaaTGTCCCAGCGCCAACGGATACCGCCcacaataatattaataataataataacgcagtaacagcaacaacaacaagtgaaaG